The nucleotide window GTATCATCGAGTTTGCACGATCACGTTTGAGAATTGAGACAgatggtatatttttttttgggaaatatAAGTTGTCCACAGTTTGGATGGTAGATCTGAAAACTAGTGTGATGGATGGTGGTGTACATGGAGGATGATGGAGGTTAGGTGCATAAAGGGATTTCTCAGTATAAATCGGGGTGGCGGGGTTAGTTGGCACTGAGAAAAATGAGTGTGTAACAGCAAAGAGAGGTCTGTTGGAATAGTTGGCAAAGTGTGTCAGTAAAAAAGAGTACCATGTCTAAGAAGCAAGCAAGCTTGGTCTTGAAGGGAAGCACCTCTCCAAAGACTCAATTCCTctgagagggaaaaaaataaaatatggcgAAGAtttaaagtaaataatattataatccaAGATTAGAGTGAGAGAAATTACAGGAGTGAAGTGTGGAAGCAGTGGGAAGGGAAAAGTGATTAGGTTCTGTAATAATTCACCTACAACTGAAGAGCAGTTGGCAGTAGTTTTGTCTTTTAAAACCTTACATGTCACTCCATGGCTGAGGCAGGTATGCAAAGCCTTTTCTCTCTGTCAATCTCCTCTCTGTCTCTAGCCTAAGAGCTCACTAGATAGTCTATGATCTGttaaagttgatatttgatACTTTCTCTGCCCGTTTAAGCAAGTACCCAAGTGGTGAATTTGGCTTCTCTTGTCGAATTTTAACAGAGCATTCGATGCTCTTGAAGGTACAATCAAATGCCCAATTCGGGGTTCAGTGCTGAAACACTGCCCCATTTCAGTTAGTGCACAATTATAGCAAAAATTTGATGCTTTCTGTTCTTCTTTTGGTACTCATCCGAGAATCTGTCAAAAGGGTTTCTGCAAATCCTGGTCTAGTGGTTCTTGGGTTTGTTGGGCCTTTTGATTTCGAAACTTGAAGAACTGGTTATTTCTTCATTTGGATTTCACTGGGCACTACTTCAAGTACCATATTTTCATTGCTTGAAACTTGAAGTGATCCTTCTCAATCGAGTCTTTCTTGAAAAGATCCAAGCTTGCTTAAATCAATCacattgatttcttttttggcAAACGCAATGATGACTGATTGAGTGGAGGACATGAAAAATTCAGTTCTCCCAATTCCCATAAACAAAAGAGGAAAAGGGAATCTGCTTTCTTTTCGCTAGTCTGTTGAGCTGTTAATTAGCCGATGCCATCGTTTGTCTAAGTCTACTTTATGCTCTGAAAGGTTCACTTTCCTGTCTGTGggaagcattttcctttttccttagAATTCGATAGACTCGATCCTAGGGTTTTCGAAAGGAAGAGGTAATTTGCTGGTGCCGTTTAGATTTTATGCCTGATAGATTTGGATTGGTCCTTTTACTTTGTGTCTATAGGATGCTGCAATAAGAGGCTTCTTTTGCTTTACACCCTATGAGTTCTATAAAGCTGCCAAGGTTTCTCGTTCCTTGTTGAGTCCTGCAAGATATCACCGGTCAATTTTGGTCAAACCCAGTTTACCTTTAGTTTTATAGTTTCATTTGTTTTAGTCCTGGTCTGAAGCAACTGTTTTGGTCGGGGTTTCACTTGCTTAGGATACAGGTGAGTTTCCTAGTCCTGTCGGTGTAGCTTCTTAATTTAGGAGATGGATGGTCATGAAAATGAGGGTATCCTCCAATGTCCATCTCTCCAATGTCCATCTTCAGGAATGAGCACAAACCCACTGCCTGAAAAGGTTTCAGGAATGATTATGAACTCTGTCTCCATGTATAAACATTCAAATGGAGCTGATCCTTTCTTTAGTTCTGGTTGGGATCCACTCGTTTCATTGAGCCACAATGAGAATTTTGGGGGTTCTTCCATGGTTTCTCACAGAGAATTTGCCAGTACTCCCTACCCAATTGTTCTGGAAAATCAGGGAATTAGTGGCACATCCCACCTGGTACAGTATCCATCCAGTTCCACCTTTGTTGAACTTGTGCCAAAGCTTCCGTGCCTCGGAAGTGGCAGCTTCTCAGATATGGTTAATTCCTTTGGCCTTCCCGAGTGTAGCCAGATTGCTAATTCTGAGTGTCCTCAGAATTATGCCTCAAGCAAAGAGGGTGGCACTGGACGAACTTCAACAAATGGTGCACTGTCTCAGGATGATCGCCAAATCTCAGCAGAGGGTGCTGTAGGATCTTCACCTAATGCAAAGAGAAGGAAACGAGTGTCTGATTATAACAATTCGCCAGTCAGCCCGCGACAGGTAACTTGAGATATATACTATTGCAACATTTAGGATCTTGAAGATTTTCTGGCCTTTTGCTTTTTTATTACCAAAAGAGTGAAAGTGCTTTGTTGTCCGTGGTAGAATGCTGAGGGGGAGATGGAGAAGGATCTGTCTGGTCAGAGCTCCGATGTTCAAAAAGAACCAGATGAGAAGAAACCTAAAACTGAACAAAACCCAGGTTCAAATTTTCGTGGTAAACAAACGGGAAAACAAGGTAAAAATGCTTCCAGTGCAGatggttttaaagaaaattatattcatgtTAGAGCACGAAGGGGCCAGGCCACAAACAGTCATAGCCTTGCCGAAAGGGTACCTTCTTATTAACATGTTAAATACTTCTAAGAAAAGTTTTTGCTTTGTTATTAGCTTGGAATGATAGAACTCTCTGCTTTCAGGTCAGAAGAGAAAAGATTAGTGAGAGGATGAGATTGCTTCAAGAACTTGTACCTGGATGCAATAAGGTAATCGGAGTGAGTCAAGTTTCAGAATGATCTCTTATCTTCCTTTGTGTACTTATTAATTTGATGCTATTTACTGTTTTAGATTACTGGGAAGGCAGTAATGCTTGACGAGATTATCAACTACGTGCAGTCGCTACAACAACAAGTTGAGGTATGCTATTTTGCAACTCTAAAAGATTAGGCACTTGTTCATTTCTTTCCCACGATATGCTTCAAAACCAGAGCTTGCATAAATCCAATGGGAACTGGAAACAAGCCAGTTCAATTGATCTTATATCactagtttctttttttatccgTGGTCTTATATTGCTACTTCAATACCAGATGATGATATTCTCTCCTTTAACAACTTAGGACCTACTTTTTCTGACAGAAAGTTGCTCTGACTAAATGAAACAAGAGTTTAGGTTCAACTATATTCTTGTACTATGATTACTTTGGGAGATATTTTCGTCGAGAAATGTCTGTCATTTACAAAtgcaaatcaattttaaaaccGTGATGGTGTGGCCCTTGAGTGCTCTAATACTCGGTGAAAATGTGCTTGCTATCATGTTGCAGTTTTTGTCAATGAAACTCGCCACTGTCAATCCAGAACAGAACGTTGATATAGAACAGATTCTGTCAAAAGATGTAAGTCAAGATCACCCTACTACGGAACTTGATTGATGATTTAATGTGTATGCCAATTATGTTTGTTGATGAATTTAACTTCATCTTAGATTTCCCCATGTAGATAATTAATTCACGGAGAGGCACCGGAGCTATTCTCGGATTTGTTCCTGGAACAAGCTCCTCTCATCGTTTTCATCGTGGAACATTTCAAGGGACCTTGCCAAGTATCTCCAGCACAACTTCAAAATATCCTCTGTTGCCGCAGGTGGAGtttaatttcttcaattcaTGCTGCACgccttttttcttcttgtaattACTAAAATGAGGCATCTTTTTCTACATGCAGACTGTCTTAGACAATGAGCTCCATGGTCTTTTCCAAGTGGGATTTGATTCTTGTCCAGCTGTTGACAATTTGGGATCAAATGGTAATTTGCAGAGGTTCATTTGAGATCGATGCAGAGTGGTGTTACGACATTCTTCTAACGTTGACATACTACTATCATGTTCCGCAGGGCACTTTAAACCAGAGCTTTAATGATTGGAAGAGAGCAGTGTTGATTTCCTCCTAacaagatataaaatatatcaagtTGACTGCAAATTTAACTCGATTACAAAAGGGGAAAGAAATAGGTCAAAGAATAAACAGTTGTATGCTTGTTCTTCTAATTTTTAGCAGAAGAAGATGACCTATTAGAATTAGAAACCATGTATATTCGGACAAGAAAAACAATGAGACTTTGGTTGGTGAAGATTATTGTTTCTAATTGTTTCTGTATATAAGAGCCATTATGTGTGAAGCTTTGTGAGAGTTTTGAGGAAACCGTGGAAGAAAATCAAGTGTGTTTATAGGGTACAACAGGTTAAGAGAATTAGATGGGACAAGAGGTGTGTCATCCACTACAAGACTAGCTACCTTTTCAATAAAATGGTATATGCGTTTCTACTTCTAAGACAGTCTGCATTCTTGAAACTTCTACTTCTTGAGATGGTTCTATAAAGCATTTCCTGTTGAAAGTGTTACTGCATGTTGAAAACAATTAAGCAACAACACTGGTATCTAGATGATTTGCATTTAGTTCAGCTctgttattctaaggggtgtaATCACCAAATGATGTATCCCTTGGAATGACAgcctctaacatggtg belongs to Juglans regia cultivar Chandler chromosome 8, Walnut 2.0, whole genome shotgun sequence and includes:
- the LOC109001140 gene encoding transcription factor bHLH74-like; amino-acid sequence: MDGHENEGILQCPSLQCPSSGMSTNPLPEKVSGMIMNSVSMYKHSNGADPFFSSGWDPLVSLSHNENFGGSSMVSHREFASTPYPIVLENQGISGTSHLVQYPSSSTFVELVPKLPCLGSGSFSDMVNSFGLPECSQIANSECPQNYASSKEGGTGRTSTNGALSQDDRQISAEGAVGSSPNAKRRKRVSDYNNSPVSPRQNAEGEMEKDLSGQSSDVQKEPDEKKPKTEQNPGSNFRGKQTGKQGKNASSADGFKENYIHVRARRGQATNSHSLAERVRREKISERMRLLQELVPGCNKITGKAVMLDEIINYVQSLQQQVEFLSMKLATVNPEQNVDIEQILSKDIINSRRGTGAILGFVPGTSSSHRFHRGTFQGTLPSISSTTSKYPLLPQTVLDNELHGLFQVGFDSCPAVDNLGSNGHFKPEL